From the Sphingomonas phyllosphaerae 5.2 genome, one window contains:
- a CDS encoding ABC transporter permease gives MTAAADFSVDSDGDGQVLRFTGDLSLARLGDLPARLERQDGQVATIDLSQVERIDTIGAWVIHRFARERHAQIEGLSGNGQNLLEQVQAADQPVQMRPQSSSPLRRVLGEMGEATSNAARTALGLLAFMGETVIAFWGVVRHPSRFRFNATVQRFEVVGVSALGIVGLMSFLIGVVIAQQGAVQLRQFGAEAFTINLVGRISMRELGVLMTAIMVAGRSGSAFAAQLGTMKLTEEIDAMRTIGVSPMEALVLPRTIAAIVLMPLLGFYASILSVLGGCLLCWFALDIPPIAFVARIREVVPITDVYVGLIKAPVFGAIIAVAGCFQGMQVKGDAEQVGLKTTSAVVQAIFMVIVVDAFFAVFFEQIGWI, from the coding sequence ATGACCGCGGCAGCCGACTTCAGCGTGGATAGTGATGGCGACGGCCAGGTGCTGCGCTTCACAGGCGACCTGTCGCTCGCGCGGCTCGGTGATCTCCCCGCACGACTGGAACGGCAGGACGGGCAGGTCGCGACGATCGACCTGTCGCAGGTTGAGCGGATCGACACGATCGGCGCCTGGGTGATCCACCGCTTCGCGCGGGAACGGCATGCGCAGATCGAGGGGTTGAGCGGCAACGGGCAGAACTTGCTCGAACAGGTTCAGGCCGCCGATCAACCGGTGCAGATGCGGCCGCAATCCAGTTCGCCGCTGCGCCGCGTGCTCGGCGAAATGGGCGAAGCGACTTCGAACGCCGCCCGCACGGCGCTTGGCCTGCTCGCCTTCATGGGCGAGACCGTGATCGCCTTCTGGGGCGTCGTCCGCCATCCCAGCCGATTTCGTTTCAACGCCACCGTGCAGCGGTTCGAGGTGGTCGGCGTTTCGGCGCTCGGTATCGTCGGGTTGATGAGCTTCCTGATCGGCGTGGTGATCGCGCAGCAGGGCGCCGTGCAGTTGCGGCAGTTCGGTGCGGAGGCTTTCACCATCAACCTCGTCGGGCGCATATCGATGCGGGAACTCGGCGTGCTGATGACCGCGATCATGGTCGCCGGGCGCTCCGGCTCCGCCTTTGCGGCGCAACTCGGCACGATGAAGCTGACCGAAGAGATCGACGCCATGCGCACGATCGGCGTGTCTCCTATGGAGGCGCTCGTCTTGCCGCGCACGATCGCTGCGATCGTCCTGATGCCGCTGCTGGGCTTCTATGCGTCGATCCTGTCGGTGCTCGGCGGCTGCCTGCTGTGCTGGTTCGCGCTCGACATTCCGCCGATCGCGTTCGTGGCGCGCATCCGGGAAGTGGTGCCGATCACCGACGTCTATGTCGGCCTGATCAAGGCGCCGGTCTTCGGCGCGATCATCGCGGTCGCTGGTTGCTTTCAGGGGATGCAGGTGAAGGGCGATGCCGAACAGGTCGGATTGAAGACGACCTCGGCGGTGGTGCAGGCGATCTTCATGGTAATCGTCGTCGACGCCTTCTTCGCGGTGTTCTTCGAACAGATCGGCTGGATCTGA
- a CDS encoding ABC transporter ATP-binding protein, with product MPQHNRSQPDDAPIIKVSGLRNVFGDQVIHDNLDLEVRRGEILGVVGGSGTGKSVLMRSIIGLQSPSRGEVDVFGEPTLGRTELETVEIRKRWGVLFQGGALFSTLTVAENVQVPLREFYPELDLALLDEIASYKVVMTGLPGDAGPKFPAELSGGMKKRAGLARALALDPELLFLDEPTAGLDPIGAAAFDDLTKALQKTLGLTVFLITHDLDTLYAICDRVAVLADKRVIAVGTIDELLALDHPWIQEYFNGPRGRAAVASQEREADRVAAHPTEVMRTQTGQRSQGGTADDYARRADTVDLTKPGVDPGEKG from the coding sequence ATGCCGCAGCACAATCGCTCGCAACCCGACGATGCGCCGATCATCAAGGTCAGCGGGCTGCGCAATGTCTTCGGCGATCAGGTGATTCACGACAATCTCGATCTCGAGGTGCGGCGCGGCGAGATCCTCGGCGTGGTCGGCGGGTCGGGTACGGGCAAATCGGTATTGATGCGCTCGATCATCGGGCTGCAATCGCCGAGCCGCGGCGAGGTCGACGTGTTCGGCGAGCCGACGCTCGGGCGCACCGAGCTGGAGACCGTGGAGATCCGCAAGCGCTGGGGCGTGCTGTTCCAGGGTGGTGCGCTGTTCTCGACGCTGACCGTCGCCGAGAACGTGCAGGTGCCGCTGCGTGAATTCTACCCCGAACTCGACCTTGCGCTGCTCGACGAGATCGCGTCGTACAAGGTGGTGATGACGGGCTTGCCCGGCGATGCCGGGCCGAAGTTTCCCGCCGAACTGTCGGGCGGCATGAAGAAGCGCGCCGGGCTGGCGCGCGCGCTGGCGCTCGACCCGGAATTGCTGTTCCTCGACGAGCCGACGGCGGGGCTTGACCCGATCGGTGCGGCGGCGTTCGACGATCTGACCAAGGCGTTGCAGAAGACGCTGGGGCTCACCGTTTTCCTGATCACCCACGATCTCGATACGCTCTACGCGATCTGCGACCGGGTGGCGGTGCTGGCCGACAAGCGCGTGATCGCGGTCGGCACGATCGACGAACTGCTCGCGCTGGACCATCCGTGGATTCAGGAATATTTCAACGGCCCGCGCGGGCGTGCGGCCGTTGCGTCGCAGGAGCGTGAGGCCGATCGCGTCGCCGCGCATCCTACCGAGGTGATGCGGACGCAGACCGGGCAGCGCTCGCAGGGCGGAACCGCCGACGATTATGCCCGCCGCGCCGATACGGTGGACCTGACCAAGCCGGGCGTCGACCCCGGCGAGAAGGGCTGA
- a CDS encoding MlaD family protein codes for METRSNHVLVGAVVLILLALVAIFTVWIARIGGAEERDYDIFFRQAVDGLAKGSSVTFSGVPSGQVKSISLWKPDPQYVRVRISVNDDTPILRGTTATIQGSFTGTSTVSLDGATKGAQPITCPEGDAAKSVCPLGVPVIPTKTGGIGAILNSAPQLLERLSTLTERLTGMLSDRNQASIAGILDNTNRLTDALADRGPEIAATLAQTRIAIQQAGNAAEQIGSLAHTTNGMLANDVQPAMANLNKAISSAQQSADTLNAAIGDARPGLTTFSKQTIPQVNQLVRDLRVTASSLKSISERVEQGGASSLVGQPALPDYKGK; via the coding sequence ATGGAAACGCGTTCGAACCATGTCCTCGTCGGCGCCGTGGTGCTGATCCTGCTGGCGCTGGTCGCGATCTTCACGGTGTGGATCGCGCGGATCGGCGGCGCGGAAGAGCGCGACTACGACATCTTCTTCCGCCAGGCGGTGGACGGGTTGGCGAAGGGATCGTCGGTCACGTTCTCCGGCGTGCCGTCCGGGCAGGTGAAGAGCATCTCGCTGTGGAAGCCGGACCCGCAATATGTGCGTGTGCGGATCAGCGTGAACGATGATACCCCGATCCTGCGTGGCACCACCGCGACGATCCAGGGCAGCTTCACGGGCACCAGCACCGTCAGCCTCGATGGCGCGACAAAGGGGGCGCAGCCGATCACCTGCCCGGAGGGGGACGCGGCCAAGAGCGTCTGTCCGCTGGGCGTGCCGGTGATCCCGACCAAGACGGGCGGCATCGGCGCGATCCTGAATTCCGCGCCGCAGTTGCTGGAGCGACTGTCGACGCTGACCGAGCGGCTGACCGGGATGCTCAGCGACCGCAACCAGGCGTCGATCGCGGGGATCCTCGACAACACCAACCGGCTTACCGACGCCTTGGCGGATCGTGGGCCGGAGATCGCCGCGACGCTGGCGCAGACGCGGATCGCGATCCAGCAGGCGGGCAATGCCGCCGAGCAGATCGGTTCGCTGGCGCATACGACGAACGGGATGCTCGCCAACGACGTGCAGCCGGCGATGGCCAATCTGAACAAGGCGATCAGCTCGGCGCAGCAGAGCGCGGACACCCTGAACGCCGCGATCGGCGATGCGCGGCCGGGGCTGACCACTTTCAGCAAGCAGACGATCCCGCAAGTGAACCAGCTGGTGCGTGATTTGCGCGTGACCGCCTCGTCGCTGAAGTCGATTTCGGAGCGGGTGGAGCAGGGCGGCGCCAGCTCGCTGGTGGGGCAACCCGCGCTGCCGGACTATAAGGGGAAATGA
- a CDS encoding ABC-type transport auxiliary lipoprotein family protein, which translates to MIVRPFANKLLIAAALVPLAGCIRFGASPPPSLLTIAPQVQPTVGAAQNSAGARSIVVEIPAVPQSIAGTRVPVQATDTSIAYVKDAQWAEPPARLFARLLSDTLTARARMLVLSPVQSFDDPSATIGGELRAFGVDAGQRQAVVIYDASFTPAGRTAVQKQRFEARIPVTAIDAAQSGVGLSQAANQVAQQVSDWVAAQR; encoded by the coding sequence ATGATCGTGCGTCCTTTCGCGAACAAGCTCCTGATCGCCGCCGCGTTGGTGCCGCTCGCCGGATGCATCCGCTTCGGCGCGTCGCCACCGCCGTCGCTGCTGACGATCGCGCCGCAGGTGCAGCCGACGGTCGGTGCGGCGCAGAACTCCGCTGGTGCGCGCTCGATCGTGGTCGAGATCCCGGCGGTGCCGCAGTCGATCGCGGGCACGCGCGTGCCGGTGCAGGCGACCGATACGTCGATCGCCTACGTCAAGGACGCGCAATGGGCCGAGCCGCCGGCACGGTTGTTCGCGCGGTTGCTGTCGGACACACTTACCGCCCGTGCCAGGATGCTGGTGCTGTCGCCTGTACAATCATTCGACGATCCCAGTGCAACCATCGGCGGCGAGTTGCGCGCCTTCGGCGTCGATGCCGGTCAGCGACAGGCAGTGGTGATCTACGATGCCTCCTTCACTCCGGCCGGCAGGACCGCCGTCCAGAAACAGCGGTTCGAGGCCCGTATCCCGGTGACCGCCATAGACGCCGCGCAATCCGGCGTCGGGCTGAGCCAGGCCGCCAACCAGGTCGCGCAGCAGGTTTCGGACTGGGTCGCCGCACAACGCTGA
- a CDS encoding peptidylprolyl isomerase, with protein sequence MTLIVSLFLALQAPVALPAPHDAAAQDWRAIPDDEVMIMRLPGDRTVVVRLAAALAPAHVANIRRLIAAGWWNGETVYRVQENWVAQWGDATEKRALPSGVAASVAPEFEIARFAPAQRLMRADTHSAASGITADGWPVASDRQGHAWLTHCYGTVGVARDEPPTSGSGAELFTPIGQSARRLDRNYAVVGRVIEGMQYLSALPRGPAPMGVIADPGARTPILAVTLASDLPADMRPRFQYRAADNVRFAALIHHRENPPAPTIGSGGADVCEIPLEVRRTP encoded by the coding sequence ATGACGCTCATTGTTTCGCTATTCCTCGCGCTTCAGGCGCCCGTTGCCCTCCCCGCACCGCACGACGCGGCCGCGCAGGATTGGCGCGCGATACCCGATGACGAGGTCATGATCATGCGGCTGCCGGGCGATCGGACCGTGGTGGTCCGCTTGGCCGCCGCGCTGGCGCCCGCGCATGTCGCCAACATCCGGCGGTTGATCGCGGCGGGGTGGTGGAATGGCGAGACCGTCTACCGCGTGCAGGAAAATTGGGTCGCGCAATGGGGCGACGCAACCGAGAAGCGGGCGCTGCCGTCCGGCGTCGCAGCCAGCGTCGCGCCCGAGTTCGAGATCGCCCGTTTCGCGCCCGCACAGCGCCTGATGCGTGCGGACACCCATTCCGCGGCCTCCGGGATCACCGCCGACGGCTGGCCGGTGGCGAGCGACCGGCAGGGCCATGCGTGGCTAACGCATTGCTACGGCACGGTCGGAGTCGCGCGCGACGAGCCGCCGACGTCGGGTTCCGGCGCGGAGCTGTTCACGCCGATCGGGCAGTCGGCGCGGCGGCTCGATCGCAATTATGCGGTCGTTGGGCGCGTCATCGAAGGGATGCAGTATCTGTCTGCACTGCCACGGGGACCGGCGCCGATGGGCGTGATCGCCGATCCCGGCGCACGCACGCCCATCCTGGCGGTTACCCTGGCCAGCGACCTGCCCGCTGATATGCGGCCGCGCTTCCAGTATCGCGCGGCCGACAATGTGCGCTTCGCCGCGCTGATCCACCACCGCGAGAACCCGCCCGCGCCGACGATCGGCTCGGGTGGCGCGGATGTTTGCGAAATACCCCTGGAAGTGCGTCGCACGCCGTGA